Within Sphingobium sp. SCG-1, the genomic segment GCAGGCGGCGAGGCGTGCCGATCCAGGGTGACCATCAACTTCGCAATCAACTTAAGCTGCCCTTCGCCCCCACAGGCGCGCAGCAGCGCAGCATGAACGAGATCGAAGGCGACATGGCGCAGGCCACGCCGATGCTACGCCTGCTTCAGGGTGATGTGGGGTCGGGCAAGACTTTGGTTGCGCTGATGGCGCTCCTCAATGCGGTTGAGGCCGGGATGCAGGGAGCGATGCTGGCGCCGACCGAGATTCTGGCCCGCCAGCATTTTGCAACCTTGCAGAAGATGCTGACCGGCCTGCCCGTCAATGTCGCGATCCTCACTGGACGCGAAAAGGGCAGGGCGCGCGAATCCACGCTGATGGGGCTGGCGGACGGGAGCATCCATATCCTCGTCGGCACGCATGCGATCTTTCAGGAGGCCGTGCAATATAAGGCTTTGGCGCTCGCCGTGATCGACGAGCAGCATCGCTTTGGCGTTGCGCAGCGCATGATGCTCTCGGCCAAGGCGGAGCGGACGCCGCATCTGCTGGTGATGACCGCGACGCCCATTCCGCGCACGCTGACGCTCACTTATTATGGCGAGATGGACGTGTCCCGGCTGGACGAGATGCCGCCCGGTCGCCAGCCGATCGAGACGCGCGTGGTGTCCGCCGAACGCGTGGATGAAGTGGTCGAGGCGCTTGGACGCCATATAGCGGCAGGCGGCCAAGCTTACTGGGTGTGCCCGCTGGTCGAGGAGAGCGAAGTCAGCGACCAGACGGCGGCTGAGGTGCGCGCGGAAACGCTGCGGATGCGTTTCGGTGACGCGATTGCCATGGTGCACGGGCGGATGAAGGGACCGGAGAAAGACGCCGTCATGGACGCTTTCTCCCGGAACCTGACGAAGGTTCTGGTGGCGACGACGGTAATCGAAGTCGGGGTGGATGTGCCCAATGCGACCTTGATGATTATCGAAGGTGCCGATCGTTTCGGACTGGCGCAACTGCATCAACTTCGCGGGCGAGTAGGGCGGGGCGATAAGGCGTCGGTGTGCCTGCTTCTGCGCGGCAATGCGCTGTCCGAGACATCGCGGGCGCGGCTTGCCCTGATGCGGGAGACCAATGACGGGTTCCGCATTGCAGAAGAAGATTTGCGGCTTCGCGGTGCGGGCGAATTGCTGGGCACGCGGCAATCGGGTGAAGCGCAGTTGCGGTTGGCGACGCCGGAGCATCTGGCGGACCTGATTGACTCGGCGCGGGACGATGCGCGCCTGCTGATCGAGAGGGACGGCGGCCTCGACTCGCCGCGAGGTCAGGCGGCCCGGACATGCCTATATCTGTTCGAGCGGGACGCCGCGATCGGCTTGCTGAGAAGCGGCTAACCGGCGTCGCCACTATCATCCCACGCGATGTCTCTGAAACGTCATCATGATTACACACAATCGACACGGCTAAGACCTTAGCCAGTCATGCAGCCCTGCCAATGCCGCTGCGACCACGCCGCTAACGTGGGACGTAATCACAGGGGAAATACCATGTCCTATATTACCGATGAGGCGCGTGCCGCCTCGCGCGCCGCGCTGCCCACTATTGATATGGGCGACCAGACCCTTGAAGCCATCGTCGCGGCAAATCCGGCCCGCCGGACTATATTGCGCAACGGCCTACTGGGACTGTCGATCCTGCCGATGATGAGCGTATTATCCGCATGTGGCGAAGATGATGGCTCATCCGTTCCGACTGGCCCTTCGCCCGCGCCGACACCTACGCCGACGCCCGCCGTCAGCTACGCGATCAACTTCGCCTCCGTGCCCGCCAATCTGGATGACAAGGTTACTGTCCCGGCAGGTTATACGGTGGACGTGATGTTCTCCGCAGGCGACGTCGTTGAAGCAGGCGCTCCGGGATACAAGGGCGCATTCCAGCCTTCCAGCGAAACCGAAAAGCAGGCAGGCGGCAATCATGACGGCATGGAGTTCTTCGAACTTGCCGGTGTCGACGCCAACAACGGCGGCCTGCTGGCCATCAATCACGAAGTGGCCGATTACAACATCCTGTTCACCGGCGACTACAACGCCGCGACCGCGACGCCCGAACAAAAGGCGCTCGCGCTCTCCGGCGTCGGCGTTTCGGTGATCGAGATCGCCAAGGCGAGCGACGGCAAATGGGCCGTGAAGCAGGGCTCGAAATACAATAAGCGTTATACCGGCAACAGCACCTATCTGCCCTCCGGTCCTGCGGCGAGCCGGCTTTCCGCCAGCATCAAGGGCACTTTGAACAACTGCGCGAGCGGCCGCACGCCTTGGGGCACGTACCTGACATGCGAGGAAACGACCGACAACTATCTCGATCCCACGCAGCCAGCGAACAACTACGGCTGGGTGGTCGAGATCGATCCGTATCAGGAACTGGCGAAACCCACCAAGCGCACTGCCATGGGCCGGTTCGATCACGAGAACGTGGCGCACATGGTCGATTCCAACAATCGCGTCGCCTTCTACATGGGGCATGACGGGACGCCGGGTTGCATCTACAAGTTCGTGCCCAGCGCCGCGTTCTCGCGCAATAACCGTTCGGCAAACACGAACCTGCTGGATAACGGCACGCTGTATGTCGCGCGTTTCAACGCGGACGGAACAGGCGAGTGGCGGGCGCTGGTGCAGGGCAGCAATGGCCTGGTCTCTGGAGCGACCGATCCGGGCGATGTGAGCCAGGGACCGCAGACCCCCAGAATCGTTAACTTCGCCACGCAGGCCGACGTGCTGATCGACACCATCTCGGCCGCACGTGTGGCGGGCGGTACTGTGATGGATCGTCCCGAATGGATCACGGTCGCGCCCGACAACAGCTCGATCTATTGCACGCTCACCAACAACAGCAGCCGCCGAGTCGTTGATGCCGCCAATCCGCGCGTCACCAATCGCCATGGCCACATCATCCGCTGGAAAGAGGCGGGTAACTCGCCGCTCGCCACCACTTTTACTTGGGAACTGTTCGTGCTGGCGGGCGATCCTTCGCTGTCAAGCGGCGGCGATAATCTCGTCGGCGACATCAAGGGCGACACTTACTCCAGCCCCGACGGTATCCGCATCGATCCGCAGGGCCGCTTGTGGGTGCAGACCGACCACAGCATTCCGGGAACTTCCGGCGTCACCGGTAGAAGCATCGAGGATGTATTTGGCCACAATGCGATGTTCTACGTCGATCAGGTGACGAAGCAGAGCAAGCGCTTCCTGGTCGGACCTGAAGGCTGTGAAATCACCGGCATTGCCTATACGCCGGACCTCAAGAACTTCTTCATCAACATCCAGCATCCGACCAAGGCATGGCCGGTGGCAGGACAGCAGCCGCGTTCGTCCACCATCGTCGTACGCCGCACCGACGCACAGCCGGTCGGCAATTAACGGACAAGGCCTGCCCCGTCGTGACCGCGGCGGGGCAGGCTGCATCTAATGCGCGCTCTCACAGATCGTTACGCCTTCGTAAAATCTTAAGACCTCCTCGCCATGCTAGAAAGGTTGGCCTGACTATGCTGACATAATGGCGGCAAGAGGCAGGAGTTATGCCGCCTTCAGAAAGAGGGTGAAGACATGAGCGAAGGCATTGAAACGGATCGCAGATCCATGAACCGAAGAGCCACGGATCGTCGTCAGGACGCTGATCCCAATTATTCTGGCCCCGAACGCCGATCAGCGGATCGCCGGGCGAGTACCCGCCGCCAGTCCGACTAATCCGGGGCGCACCGACGCCCGCCGATTAGCCTACGCGTATGCGGTGCCCCGTTGGGGCGTCTTCCTGCACCAGCGCCAGTATCGCTTCGGCAACGGTTTCCGGTCCTTTGAGCGTGGCGGGATCTTCGCCCGGAAATGCCCTTGCGCGCATTGCCGTGCGCGTGGCACCGGGGTCCACGATATGCGTGCGGATGGCGGAGATGTTCTTCACTTCCTCGCCATAGGCATTGACGAGAACTTCCAGCGCCGCCTTTGAAGCGCCGTAAGCGCCCCAATAGGGCCGAACCGTCGTACCGACCGAGCTGGTTATGACGATCACGCGCGCGTCGCTGCTGGTGCGAAGGAGCGGATCGAAGGCCGCGATCAATGCCTGCTGCGCGCCCACGTTGAGCGTCAGCAGTTTGGCGAACTCCTTGGGATCAATCGCCTGCACCGCGGCGAGGCTTCCCAATGTCGCTGCGTTCAGCACCAGATAATCCAGCGCCCCCCAACGCTCGCTAACGGCCGCCGCCAGTCTTCCAATGCTTTCGCCGTCAGTAAGGTCGAGTGGCGCGATCGTGGCGCTGCCGCCTGCGTTGTGGATTTTATCCTCGACCTCTTCAAGTCCGCCGGTGGTGCGCGCCGTCAGCACGACATGCGCGCCTGCCTTGCCCAATGCCTCCGCCGTGGCCGCGCCAATGCCGCGACTTGCGCCAGTGACGACGGCTAGCTTTCCGGTGAGGGGCAGGGTGGTCATGATCTCTTCTCAACTAGGGGTCGAGCGATCGCAAGGACGCTCAACCAGTCATCGCATGGGGGATGATAGTGGTTAGACGACGCGCTCGGCAAGCAACTCGAACTGGTCGCGAACGGCGGCTTCGTCCTGATCCGTGAGTGTCGTCGGATAATCGCCCGTAAAGCAGGCGTCGCAATATTGGGGGCGGATGTCCGCGCGTTTAGCCTGACCCAATGCCTTGTAGAGGCCGTCGATCGACAGGAACGACAGGCTGTCGGCATGGATGAAATCCTGCATCCCCGGCACGTCCAGCTTATGCGCGAGCAGCTTCGTGCGCTCGGGCGTGTCGACGCCATAGTAACAGCTATGCTTCGTCGGCGGGCTGGCGATGCGCATATGGACTTCGGCGGCGCCGGCTTCGCGCATCATCTGCACGATCTTGAGGCTGGTGGTGCCGCGCACGATCGAGTCGTCGATGAGGACGATCCGCTTGCCCTGGATGAGCGCGCGATTGGCATTGTGCTTGAGCTTTACGCCAAGATGACGAACCTTATCGCTCGGCTGGATGAAGGTCCGGCCGACATAGTGCGAGCGGATGATACCCAACTCGAACGGAATGCCGGACTGCTGCGCGTAGCCGATGGCGGCAGGCACGCCGCTGTCGGGCACGGGGATGACATAGTCCGCGTCCACCGGGTTCTCGATGGCCAACTGCGCGCCGATCGCCTTGCGAACCGAATAGACGCTGCTGCCTTCGACAATCGAATCTGGGCGCGAGAAATAGACATGTTCGAAAATACAGGGCCGCGGCGACACTTCGCCAAAGGGCCGATGGCTGCGAATCTCGCCGCCATTAGTGACGATCACCAGTTCGCCCGGATCGATGGAGCGGACATATTCCGCCCCGACCACATCGAGCGCCACCGTCTCAGACGCGAAAATCGGGGAGTCGCCGAGCATGCCCATGACGAGGGGACGAATGCCGAGCGGGTCGCGGCAGGCGATCATGCCCTCCGGCGTCATGCAGATGAGGGAGTACGCGCCCTCGACCTGCTTCAACGCATCGATGAACTTGTCGAGCAAGGTCCGGTACGTCGATGTTGCGACCAGATGGATGATGACCTCGGTGTCCGACGTCGACTGGAAGATCGATCCGCGCCGCACCAGATCGCGACGGAGCTTAAACGCGTTGGAGATATTGCCGTTATGCGCAACGGCAAAGCCTCCCGACGCCAGATCGGCATAGAGCGGCTGCACATTGCGCAACGAGGTTTCGCCGCTGGTCGAGTATCGGACGTGACCACAGGCGGCCTCGCCAGGCAGTGCGCGAATCACTTCGTCCCGATCGAAATTTCCTGCCACATGGCCCATAGCCCGGTGCGTATGGAAATCGTGACCGTCCCAGCTGGTGATCCCGGCCGCTTCCTGGCCGCGATGCTGAAGTGCGTGGAGGCCAAGAGCGACAATCGCCGAAGCTGATTCTGCGCCGGAAATGCCGAATACGCCGCATTCCTCCCGCAACTTGTCGTCATCGAAGGGGTTCGTGGTAAGCATGTGCTGTTGGGTCCGCTGCCAAAGCGTGGAGCCCCATGGGGCATCGTCTGCCGCGCATATAGGGGCTCGAGTCCGATTTGTCGCCTCCTGTTACAACCTATGTCATAAAAAAGCGTTGGAGGTTCGTCGCAACGTCAAGGCCACTGGTCTTAACCCATGTGCGCAGCTAAAGACGCCGGGCATGCATGCTTTCGCCAATCCAGCCCGATTCCTGTCCATAGCGCGGCCGCTGACGCCCTGGCTGTTCTGGATCGGCATCGTCCTGCTTCTGGCGGGTTGCGCGTGCGGATTGTTCCTGACGCCTGCCGATTATCTTCAGGGTGAAACGGTGCGCATTCTCTATATCCACGTGCCCGCGGCGTGGCTCGGGATGGGCGGATGGAGCGGGATCGCGATCGCTGCCCTAATGCAACTCGTCTGGCGGCATCCGCTGGCGGCAATCGCCGGGCGCGCCATAGCAGTGCCCGGAGCGCTGTTCACCGCGATCTGCCTCATCACTGGCTCGATTTGGGGCCGCCCGACATGGGGCACTTGGTGGGAATGGGACGGGCGGATGACCTCGATGCTCGTGCTGCTCTTCCTGTACCTCGGCTATATCGCACTCGCCAACGCCAGCGCCGTGAACAACGGCGCGGGCGGCGTCAGCCGGGTAACGGCGATCTTCGGGCTGGTCGGGGCCGTCAACATCCCGATCATCAATCGCTCGGTCGTCTGGTGGAACAGCCTGCATCAGGGACCGAGCATCACTTTGACCGGATCGACGATCGACGGATCGATCCTGTGGCCACTCGGCTTCACGCTGATAGGTTTCACTTTGTGGTTCGCGGCCATCGTGCTGATGCGAATGCGAGCGATATTGGCGGAGACGAAAGTCGAAGCGCGGATGCAGCGGCTGGCGCGTGGTTGATTTCACGATGAACCCCTGGCCTTTCATTATCGCCGCCTACGCGCTGACCCTTGTCGGGGCTGCCGGATTGTCGGTGGCGAGCCTGCGCGCGATGATCGCTGCCGAGCGCCGCGCCGATGCGTTGAAGCGGGATCGCTGAAGGCGTGGCGACCATCATGAAAGCCAAACATCAGCGGCTGATCCTTGCTTTGGTCGCGCTCGCTGCGTTGATCGGGGCGGGTCTGCTTGCGGCTTCGGCGTTGCGCGACGAGGCGGCTTATTTCTACACGCCCCATGATGCGCTGACGAAGCATGTCGAGCCGGGTAAAGCCATTCGGCTGGGCGGTATGGTCGTCAAGGGTAGCTTGAAGCGTGCTGCCGATGGCGTAACGATCCAGTTCAACGTGACGGACAACAAGGCGACTGTACCCGCGACCTTCAGTGGGATCGCGCCCGACCTGTTCAAGGAAGGCAGCGGCGTGGTTGCCGAAGGCGCTTTCGATGCGCGTGGATCTTTTGTAGCGACCAACTTGCTCGCGAAACATGACGAGCGGTATATGCCGCGGGAACTGGACGGCATGAAATATGACGAGAAGTCGCACGAGTTGACGGCCAAGCCCGTTCCGGCGGCAAAGCCATGATCGCCGAGGCCGGTTTAGCCGCGCTCTGGCTCGCCGCTGCGCTGGCGTTCCTGCAACTGAGCCTCGTCTACTTCGGCCTCACGGACAAGGGCGACCTTCTTGCCGCCGTCCGGCCCGTCGCCGTGGTGCAGGGATTGTTGACGGCACTCTCCTTCCTGTTGCTCGTGACGCTTTTCCTGCGCTCGGACATGTCAGTGGCTCTGGTCGCGACGAACAGCCATTCGGCCAAGCCCTGGCTCTACAAATTTGCAGGCACATGGGGCAATCACGAAGGCTCCATGCTGTTGTGGGTGATGGTGATGGGAATCGCCGGCGCGGCGGTGGCGCTGTTCGAGCGGGCGCTGCGGCGCGATACGCATATGGCGACGCTGGGCGCGCAGGCGCTAATCAGCCTTGGGTTTTATGCGTTCCTGCTGTTCTCTTCGAATCCCTTCGCACGGATCAATCCGGCGCCGGCGGACGGGCAGGGGCTTAACCCGCTGCTGCAAGACCCAGGCCTCGCTTTCCATCCGCCCACGCTTTACCTGGGCTACGTTGGCCTGTCGGTGGCGTTCTCCTTTGCCGTGGGCGCGTTGATGACCCGCAATGTGGACGCCACGTTCGCGCGGGCAATGCGGCCATGGGTTCTGGCAGCGTGGATTTTGCTGACTCTGGGGATCACGGCGGGAAGTTACTGGGCCTATTATGAACTCGGCTGGGGCGGCTGGTGGTTCTGGGATCCGGTCGAGAATGCATCGCTGATGCCGTGGCTGGCGGCGACGGCGTTGCTGCACAGCGTCACCGTGCTTGCGACTCGCGACGCCTTGCGCGCGTGGACGATCATGCTGGCGGTGGTGGCATTCTCCATGTCGATGGTCGGCACTTTCCTCGTCCGCTCAGGCATTCTGACCAGCGTCCACGCCTTCGCTGTGGACCCGGAGCGGGGGACGTTCATTCTCGGACTGCTAGCGCTGTATATCGGCGGGGCGCTGGCGCTGTTCGGGCTTCGGATCGGTACGGTTCGGGAAGGCGCACAGTTCGAGTTGGTCAGCCGCGAGACGATGCTGGTCGTCAACAATCTGCTGCTCTCGGTAATATTGGGACTCGTCCTGATCGGTACGCTCTATCCTCTGATGACCGAAGCCTTCGGACATAAGGTGTCGGTGGGGCCGCCTTATTTCGACCGGATCGCTGGGCCGATTGCTCTGGCGCTCGTGATCGCGATGGCCGCCGGGCCGCTGACGCGTTGGCGCAAGGATCAGGCGCGTGCCGTGGCGCGGCGGCTGCTGCTTCCGGCCGTGGTGCTGCTTCTGGCGCTCTCCCTGGTGAGCGTGCTGGCGTGGGGGCGGATCGGCGTGTTGCCTTTCCTCGGCCTCGTCATTTCTGCCGGTGTCGCGGTCGGAAGCCTCGCGCCGTTGTGGAAGCGCAATCTGCGCCGCACGCCCCTTTTCACATTCGGCATGGTGGTAGCCCATCTGGGTTGCGCGGTGAGTCTGGCGGGCATGGCGGCGGATTCGGCCTTTACGGTCGAAAAACTGGTCGCGGCGCGGCCTGGGGATACGATCCAAACGGCAGGTTGGACCCTGCGGTTCGACGACATCAGGCCCATCGCGGGCGATAACTGGACGGCCCTGCAAGGCGACATGACAGTGTCGCGCGGCGGTGGCGCTGCCGTGGACATTCATCCGCAGGCGCGCTTCTTCACGACGCCGCCCACAAACACAACCGAGGCGGCGTTGCTTACGCGATGGGATGGACAACTCTACGTCGTCCTGGGTCAGGAGACGGAGGATGGCCGCTGGCAGGTGCGGATCTGGTGGAAGCCGTTCGTGACGCTGATCTGGCTGGGCGGCATCATGATTGCGTTCGGCGGGGCGCTTTCGCTCATCGGGCGGGAGCGGCGTGGGTGGCTCCAGAAGTTGCGGCGGCGTGAGGCAGTCGCGTGAGTCGCTGGGCGATCTGGCTGCCGCTGGGCTTGTTCCTGGCGTTCTTCGCCTTGTTCGCCAGCGGCTTGCTGAAGCCGGACGACCGGCTCATCACGTCGAAGATGATCGGGAAGCCGATCCCCCAATTCGCTCTTCCCGCAGCGGCGAGCGATCGACCGCCTTTGTCCAATGCTGATCTCGCAACGGGCAAGCCGCGCCTTCTCAATATCTTTGCAAGCTGGTGCGTGCCCTGTGCGGCGGAGTCCCCGCAATTGATGGCGCTGAAGCAGGCGGGGGCGGAGATCGACGCGGTCGCGATCCGCGATGCGCGGCCTGACGTTGACCGCTTCCTGAAACGCTGGGGCAATCCTTACACGCGCATCGGTCTGGACGCTCGCAGCAGCTTGCAGATTGCGATGGGATCATCGGGCGTTCCGGAGACGTTCGTGATCGACGGCAAAGGCACCATCGTCCACCAGCATATCGGCGACATCCGCGAAGAGGACGTGCCGTTGCTGTTGCAGAAGCTGGCGGAGGCGGGGCAATGAAAGCGGTTCTCGCTCTGCTGTTGATGCTGTTCGCGACGCCGCTGGCCGCGCAGTCTGCCTTGCCGCCTGCCCCTTATGCGGACCGCCAGCTGGATGACCCGCGTCAGGAGGCCAAAGCCCGCGACCTGATGCTGACGATCCGCTGTCTCACCTGCCAGAGCCAGTCCATCGCGGACAGCAATGCAAGCATGGCGAGCGACATGCGCTCGCAAATCCGGGAGCGCATTGCCGCTGGCGAGGACGCGGAGCATATCCGCGCGTGGCTGATCGATCGCTATGGCGATTGGGTGAGTTATGAGCCGACGGCCGCCCCGATCCTGTGGCCGCTGTGGGCCGCGCCTCTCATTCTGCTGGCGCTCGGCTTCTGGCTGATGCGCGGGCGCATCAGGCGGGGGAAGGGAGCGTCATGATTAGCTGGGTGATTGCCTTTTCGATAGCTGTGGTCAGCTTCGCCGCACTGGTAGGGCCGGGACGGGTGCCGCGCACCACATGGGAACTGCTCGGTGCGGCGATCTTGTGCGGCGTTGCGGGATATGCGTGGCAGGGGTCGCCCGGATTAGCCGGGGCGCCTCGCACCGTCACCGATCGGGCCGTGCCTTTCAATGAGGATCTGGCGGAGCAGCGTCGCGGCATGGCGGAGCGTTTCGGCAAGGCCGGACAATGGCTGATCCTGTCCGACGGCCTTGGTCGGCAGGGTAAGACGCAGGAGGCGGCGAATGTGCTCGTTGCCGCCGTGCGCCAGGAGCCCAAAGACCCGAACCTGTGGCTGGGGCTGGGCAATGCACTGGTCGCTCATGGCAGCGGGATAATCTCCCCCTCGGCGGAGTTTGCGTTCCGCCGTGCGATGGCGATAAACCCTCAGGCGCCCGCCGCACCCTATTTCTATGGATTGGCGCTGGCGCAGTCAGGGCAGCTTGATAGCGCGCGACAGATTTGGGGGCCACTTGCCGAGCGCCTGCCAAAAGGCAGCAAGTTGCGCGGCGAACTGGAACAAAATCTCGCCACGATCGATAGTCGTACGGGCGGTCAATGACATTCCTTCTCCACAGTGGCGCGTGTTGCACTGTATGACAGTGCGTGATAGGCGCGGCGCGCAGATCGGGCCGACGGCGTTGTGCCATCCCATGTGCCGGACACACATCATCATGACATTCACTGCATTGCTTCATGGCTGACACTGGGATCGATCCCCCGGCTGTGGGTGCCGACATGCCGACAGATGGCGCGCAAGATGTCGACGTGCATGAGGGTCATGGGCAGCAGGGCGCTACGGCCAAGCTGGTGGTGGGCGCGATCGGTATCGTGTTCGGGGACATCGGCACCAGCCCGCTTTACGCTTTCCGCGAGACATTTGCGGGGCACCACAAGCTGACGCTCGATCCAGATCACATCCTTGGCGCCATTAGCCTGATGTTCTGGTCTATGATGCTGGTCGTGACGCTGAAATATGTGTCGATCATCATGCGCGCCGACAACAAGGGCGAGGGAGGTAGCCTAGCTCTGCTCGCGCTTATTAGCGGGCAGACGAAGACCCGTCGCTGGTCCTCGGGCATCGTATTGCTGGGCGTTTTCGCTACGGCGCTGTTCTACGGCGATTCGATGATTACGCCTGCGGTTTCGGTGCTATCCGCCGTGGAGGGCTTGGCCGTTTACAATCATGCGCTAAGCCCCTTGATCCTGCCTGCGGCGGTCGTAATCCTGGTCGGACTGTTCTGGATTCAGAGCGCCGGGACCAATCGGGTTGCGACCATGTTCGGCCCGATCATGCTGCTATATTTTGCCGTAATCGCTACGCTAGGCGTACTCAGCATCTGGCAGACGCCGGGCATATTGGTTGCGTTCAACCCCTATTGGGCGCTGATGTTTTTCGTTACCGATCCCCTGCCTGCCTTCCTGGCGCTGGGATCGGTTGTGCTGGCGGTAACTGGGGCCGAGGCTCTTTATGCCGACATGGGACATTTCGGACGCAATCCTATTCGCATCTCATGGCTGTTCTTCGTCCTGCCTGCACTGATGCTTAATTATATGGGGCAGGGCGCGCTGCTGTTCCGGGAAGGGCATGATGCGCTCATTAGCCCCTTCTACAATCTAGCGCCGCAGTGGCTGCAACTTCCCCTTATCGGCATAGCGACATTGGCAGCGATCATTGCGTCGCAGGCGGTGATTTCGGGGGCATTTTCAGTGACGCAGCAGGCGATCCAACTCGGCTTCATGCCGCGCCTTCGGATAGCCCACACCAGCGCGTCGACCGCTGGACAAATCTACATCCCCATTATCAATTGGGGCCTGATGATTATGGTGATCCTGCTTGTGTTGAGCTTCCGCACATCGTCCAATCTGACGGCGGCTTACGGCATTGCGGTGACTGGAGCGATGTTCATC encodes:
- a CDS encoding cytochrome c-type biogenesis protein CcmH, with protein sequence MKAVLALLLMLFATPLAAQSALPPAPYADRQLDDPRQEAKARDLMLTIRCLTCQSQSIADSNASMASDMRSQIRERIAAGEDAEHIRAWLIDRYGDWVSYEPTAAPILWPLWAAPLILLALGFWLMRGRIRRGKGAS
- a CDS encoding tetratricopeptide repeat protein, with protein sequence MISWVIAFSIAVVSFAALVGPGRVPRTTWELLGAAILCGVAGYAWQGSPGLAGAPRTVTDRAVPFNEDLAEQRRGMAERFGKAGQWLILSDGLGRQGKTQEAANVLVAAVRQEPKDPNLWLGLGNALVAHGSGIISPSAEFAFRRAMAINPQAPAAPYFYGLALAQSGQLDSARQIWGPLAERLPKGSKLRGELEQNLATIDSRTGGQ
- a CDS encoding potassium transporter Kup; its protein translation is MPTDGAQDVDVHEGHGQQGATAKLVVGAIGIVFGDIGTSPLYAFRETFAGHHKLTLDPDHILGAISLMFWSMMLVVTLKYVSIIMRADNKGEGGSLALLALISGQTKTRRWSSGIVLLGVFATALFYGDSMITPAVSVLSAVEGLAVYNHALSPLILPAAVVILVGLFWIQSAGTNRVATMFGPIMLLYFAVIATLGVLSIWQTPGILVAFNPYWALMFFVTDPLPAFLALGSVVLAVTGAEALYADMGHFGRNPIRISWLFFVLPALMLNYMGQGALLFREGHDALISPFYNLAPQWLQLPLIGIATLAAIIASQAVISGAFSVTQQAIQLGFMPRLRIAHTSASTAGQIYIPIINWGLMIMVILLVLSFRTSSNLTAAYGIAVTGAMFIDNVLLTVLIFRLWKWNRGWAVLLLSVFYIVDGAYLAANLTKIPAGGWFPLLIGFVVFTLLTTWSRGRQLMIERMRESAMPIPVFIASAANSAVRVPGTAVFMTSTPDGVPHALLHNLKHNKVLHERVVLLTVKIIGVPVVQEEKRAKLEDLGRGFFRLVLHYGFMQEPDVPLALKNVTQCGQAFKMMETSFFLARQTLLPSARPGMPIWREKIFAWMLRNAESAMEFFRLPTNRVVELGSQVEI